A window of the Trichoderma asperellum chromosome 4, complete sequence genome harbors these coding sequences:
- a CDS encoding uncharacterized protein (TransMembrane:1 (i393-411o)), with amino-acid sequence MAVERIGSIIKHLAPGSSLNNIQSKNPDDIVITYAARTPLTKARKGGFKDTSLEFMIMALLEKVRENSGVDPAIVEDICLGNTSDPQAAYKIRAAALAAGFPNTTAASVVNRFCSSGLKAIADVAHQIANDSISVGIALGAETMSQGGGAAGEFDEAVIKKTQEAHDAIQPMGWTSENVSRDFNITREAMDIYSAESFQRAEKAQKAGHFDDEIVPITTKVKDANGELKEVTLTKDEGIRPGTTAEGLSKIRPAFPQWGPTTTGGNASQVTDGAAAVVLMKRSTAVKLGLPIMAKYVGSTVAGLAPRIMGIGPSIAIPKLLSIYNISLNDIDVIEVNEAFASMAVYCRDKLNLDWSKMNPRGGAIALGHPLGATGARQVVTGLSELRRTKKKLLLTSMCIGTGQGMAGLFVNEQL; translated from the exons ATGGCTGTCGAACGGATTGGCTCCATCATCAAGCACCTGGCCCCTGGGTCATCGCTGAACAACAT CCAGTCCAAGAACCCCGATGATATCGTCATCACCTACGCCGCCCGCACACCGCTCACCAAGGCGCGCAAGGGCGGCTTCAAGGACACGAGCCTGGAGTTCATGATCATGGCCCTGCTTGAGAAGGTCCGCGAGAACAGCGGTGTCGACCCTGCCATCGTTGAGGACATCTGCCTCGGCAAC ACCTCCGATCCCCAAGCCGCCTACAAGATCCGAGCTGCAGCCCTGGCTGCTGGCTTCCCcaacaccaccgccgccagcgTCGTCAACCGCTTCTGCTCCTCTGGCCTCAAGGCCATCGCCGATGTTGCACACCAGATCGCCAACGATTCCATCTCGGTGGGTATCGCTCTGGGTGCTGAGACCATGTCCcagggcggcggcgctgctggtgaATTCGACGAGGCCGTTATCAAGAAGACTCAGGAGGCGCACGATGCTATCCAGCCCATGGGCTGGACCAGCGAGAACGTCTCCAGAGACTTCAACATTACCCGAGAGGCCATGGACATCTACTCAGCGGAGAGCTTCCAGCGAGCTGAGAAGGCCCAGAAGGCTGGGCACTTTGACGACGAGATTGTCCCCATCACTACCAAGGTCAAGGACGCCAATGGTGAGCTGAAGGAGGTGACGCTCACCAAGGATGAGGGAATCCGCCCCGGCACCACCGCCGAGGGTCTCTCCAAGATCCGCCCTGCATTCCCTCAATGGGGTCCCACCACCACTGGCGGCAACGCCTCTCAGGTCACCGACGGTGCCGCTGCCGTCGTTCTGATGAAGCGATCAACCGCTGTCAAGCTGGGCCTGCCCATCATGGCCAAGTACGTCGGCTCTACCGTCGCCGGTCTTGCCCCCCGCATCATGGGCATCGGCCCCAGCATTGCCATCCCCAAGCTGCTCTCCATCTACAACATCAGCCTCAACGACATTGATGTCATTGAGGTCAACGAGGCTTTTGCCTCCATGGCTGTCTACTGCCGTGACAAGCTCAACCTGGACTGGTCCAAGATGAACCCCAGGGGAGGCGCCATTGCTCTCGGCCACCCTCTGGGAGCCACCGGTGCCCGACAGGTCGTCACTGGTCTGAGCGAGCTGAGGAgaaccaagaagaagctgctgttgaCGAGCATGTGCATTGGTACCGGCCAGGGTATGGCTGGTCTGTTTGTCAACGAACAGCTGTAG
- a CDS encoding uncharacterized protein (EggNog:ENOG41~TransMembrane:10 (i172-190o196-215i222-241o253-276i288-307o340-358i430-449o469-487i508-527o564-595i)), with translation MSGPPPPLSRADSSKDHRPLQPSTLRQSHTPPSRPGSEDSNHGDVYPSSTAVGGQFMGESTPLILGSESRGRNNGTFSPRASSPNGLFSGSTDDGSESLGSAGNTGIFGSLLGGDDWKRWLKRRMRTTKMGHSSELAEQAGFRDTPFMYLAYYIPCLNWIQQYKLSYLQGDFVAAVTMASFYLPMALSLASNLAHVPPIFGLYGFIFNPFIYAMLGSSPQMVIGPEAAGSLLVGTVVKASVDSGGEGSEENDVLQAQICGVVGGMAGAIVLIAGLARLGFLDSVLSRPFLRGFISAIGFVIAVDQLIPELGLATLAEELGVNHGSSVDKIGFIASNIGKAHKLTFAVAGVSFVVIMIFRELKRRLEKRFPGVAYFPDRFLVVVISAVLCWHLDWEDQGVEVLGSVKAASGGIFEFRWPFQLAHMKHIRSAMSTSFLIALLGFFESSVAAKSLGGSSIPGIELSANREMIALGTANLVGSMFMALPAFGGYGRSKVNKTTGAKTPMSSVFLSLFSLLSVLFLLPYFYFLPKPVLSSMISVVAWSLIEEAPHDISFFLRIRGWTELGLMAAIFLSTIFYSLTLGMALGVGISLLLVIKHSTRPRIQILGRVPGTNRFENPESLDSRIEFIEGCLIVKIPEPLTFANTGELKARLRRLEFYGTALAHPALPRIRSLDSNRNIIFDIHGVTSMDGSGTQVLEEIVRDYRERGVRVFFSRAPHHRDHPVWKLMEKSGIVDLCGERHFVNDVEEALRLTEYEDSVMTQ, from the exons ATGTCGGGACCCCCGCCGCCGCTGAGCCGCGCAGACTCGTCCAAAGATCACCGCCCGCTCCAGCCAAGCACGCTTCGACAGAGCCATACGCCGCCGAGCCGCCCAGGCAGCGAAGACAGCAACCACGGCGACGTCTATCCGTCTTCTACGGCGGTCGGCGGCCAGTTCATGGGTGAATCAACGCCGTTGATACTGGGCTCCGAATCGCGGGGCCGCAACAATGGCACCTTTAGTCCGCGAGCCTCCTCGCCCAATGGCCTCTTCAGCGGGAGCACCGACGACGGAAGCGAGTCGCTGGGGTCTGCGGGAAACACTGGAATATTTGGGTCTCTTTTGGGCGGCGATGACTGGAAGAGGTGGCTCAAGAGGAGGATGCGGACCACTAAGATGGGCCACAGCAGTGAGCTTGCCGAGCAGGCAGGATTCCGAGATACGCCCTTCAT GTACCTGGCATACTATATTCCGTGCCTGAACTGGATCCAGCAGTACAAGCTATCGTACCTCCAGGGCGACTTTGTCGCCGCTGTCACGATGGCTTCGTTTTACCTCCCGATGGCGCTCTCGCTTGCGTCCAACCTGGCACATGTGCCGCCGATTTTTGGCCTTTatggcttcatcttcaacccCTTCATCTATGCAATGCTCGGATCTTCTCCGCAAATGGTTATCGGCCCCGAGGCGGCTGGGTCTCTGCTCGTTGGCACCGTGGTGAAAGCTAGCGTGGACTCTGGAGGCGAAGGCTCAGAGGAAAACGATGTTCTACAGGCTCAAATCTGCGGCGTGGTAGGCGGCATGGCGGGTGCTATAGTTCTCATTGCAGGTCTGGCTAGGCTGGGTTTCTTGGACAGCGTGCTGAGCAGACCGTTCTTGAGAGGCTTCATCTCTGCCATTGGTTTTGTCATTGCCGTGGACCAGCTGATTCCAGAGCTTGGCCTTGCAACCCTTGCGGAGGAGCTCGGCGTGAACCATGGGAGCAGCGTCGACAAAATCGgattcatcgccagcaaTATCGGCAAGGCCCATAAACTAACCTTTGCTGTAGCGGGAGTGAGCTTCGTCGTCATTATGATATTTCG CGAGCTTAAGCGCCGTTTGGAAAAGAGATTTCCTGGCGTAGCTTACTTCCCCGACCgattcctcgtcgtcgttaTCTCTGCTGTCTTGTGCTGGCATCTCGATTGGGAGGACCAGGGAGTTGAAGTTTTGGGATCCGTAAAGGCTGCGTCTGGGGGCATCTTTGAATTTCGATGGCCCTTTCAACTTGCCCACATGAAGCACATCCGCTCGGCCATGTCGACATCTTTCCTCATTGCTCTTCTGGGCTTTTTTGAGTCATCTGTTGCCGCCAAGAGCTTGGGCGGGAGCTCCATCCCTGGCATCGAATTGAGTGCCAACCGAGAGATGATTGCTCTTGGAACTGCAAACCTTGTTGGCTCCATGTTCATGGCTCTGCCTGCTTTCGGTGGCTATGGACGAAGCAAAGTGAACAAAACGACTGGTGCAAAGACTCCAATGAGTTCAGTATtcctcagcctcttctcaTTACTATCTGTCCTGTTCTTATTACCATATTTCTACTTCTTACCG AAACCGGTTCTTTCATCAATGATTTCAGTCGTAGCATGGTCGCTGATAGAAGAGGCGCCCCACGAtatttcattctttctcCGTATTCGAGGCTGGACCGAGCTGGGCCTTATGGCAGCTATTTTCCTCTCCACCATCTTCTATTCCCTTACCTTGGGTATGGCTCTTGGCGTAGgaatttctctgcttctcgtCATTAAGCACAGCACTCGTCCTCGCATCCAGATCCTCGGCCGCGTTCCCGGCACCAACCGCTTTGAGAATCCCGAATCCTTAGACTCACGAATCGAGTTCATTGAGGGATGCCTTATTGTCAAGATCCCAGAGCCATTGACGTTTGCCAACACTGGTGAATTAAAGGCGCGACTTCGACGATTGGAATTCTATGGCACAGCGCTAGCGCATCCCGCCCTACCGCGCATCCGAAGCCTTGATTCCAATCGCAACATCATTTTCGACATCCATGGCGTGACCTCCATGGATGGTTCCGGCACGCAAGTGCTCGAGGAGATTGTTCGAGACTATCGAGAGAGGGGAGTGCGAGTCTTCTTCTCGCGCGCACCACACCACCGAGATCACCCTGTGTGGAAGCTCATGGAGAAGAGTGGAATCGTTGACTTGTGCGGCGAGAGGCATTTTGTCAACGATGTCGAAGAGGCGCTACGTTTAACCGAGTATGAAGACAGCGTCATGACACAGTGA
- a CDS encoding uncharacterized protein (EggNog:ENOG41) yields the protein MVQKTTEEYANHGMPLKCDIYTDDTYPKDAPVFLYFHPGGLVGGNRDLVAPWLVQTCIQRKWPLICPTYRLLPQAGGEGLLQDASAAYEFARDWNPLPGSQRCVIVGGASGGFFMAAIIAHQCEPKPLALLSIQGINTFRHRFFNSSVLLTEEEIPPSTMEKFITGPMESGDDMPRDESAFVLDKLTADGAKNPDYSPPKSGPNDCDSQRGMLYDFYTFNNSFVDLVGSVDPGYQWAKRPDAKDRVAQWPKTVIFHGNNDPDVELNVSEDMRDCLGEDKVTLIIADGQPHLYELEKFIEDDAPGMDVVRQSVARLDEIVASS from the exons ATGGTGCAAAAGACAACAGAAGAATATGCCAATCACGGCATGCCCCTGAAATGCGACATCTACACGGATGACACCTATCCGAAAGACGCTCCCGTCTTTCTCTACTTTCATCCCGGAGGGCTGGTTGGCGGCAACCGTGATCTCGTTGCGCCATGGTTGGTTCAG ACGTGCATCCAACGCAAATGGCCTCTAATCTGCCCGACATACCGTCTTCTGCCACAGGCTGGTGGAGAGGGTCTCCTTCAAGATGCCTCAGCGGCCTATGAATTCGCACGAGACTGGAACCCTCTACCTGGTTCCCAAAGATGTGTCATTGTTGGAGGTGCCAGCGGTG gcTTCTTCAtggccgccatcatcgcccacCAATGCGAACCTAAGCCTCTcgccctcctctccatccaagGCATCAACACCTTCCGCCATCGCTTCTTCAACTCATCCGTCTTACTCACCGAAGAAGAGATCCCCCCCTCCACAATGGAGAAGTTCATCACGGGCCCAATGGAAAGCGGCGACGACATGCCTCGTGACGAATCTGCTTTTGTCCTTGACAAACTAACTGCCGACGGTGCAAAGAACCCTGATTATAGCCCTCCTAAGTCCGGACCAAATGATTGTGATAGTCAACGCGGCATGCTCTATGACTTTTACACGTTTAACAACTCCTTTGTCGATCTGGTTGGATCTGTAGACCCTGGATACCAGTGGGCGAAACGTCCTGATGCCAAAGACCGAGTCGCGCAGTGGCCCAAGACGGTCATCTTCCATGGCAACAACGATCCTGACGTGGAGCTCAACGTGAGCGAAGATATGCGCGATTGCTTGGGCGAGGACAAAGTCACGCTGATCATTGCCGACGGGCAGCCTCATTTGTATGAGTTGGAAAAATTCATCGAGGACGATGCTCCCGGAATGGACGTTGTGAGACAGTCTGTAGCACGGCTGGATGAGATTGTGGCATCATCATGA